Genomic segment of Drosophila simulans strain w501 chromosome 2R, Prin_Dsim_3.1, whole genome shotgun sequence:
GGTAAAAACGAGAATAGCTTTAAAGTATATCGGGCAATTTCCGAAATGTTATCCAACTCAATATATTGGGTATATATATTGTAGTGCCAAACTGAAATCTGATTAATAATGCCTTTTATATCGCTGTTAGCCAGGTTACATAACATTGTCTTGTTAACTTCTCTGGTTAAAGCAAATATCTTCTGAGAAATAAAGTCCGGTTTCGCTGGCGGAAAAATTTTTCTATAATTCCAAATAGAATAGTACTTCTTGTAGATTTTGGTAAATTGATCTGCCCTTATTCGCATCGTTTCTAACTCGTCTGGCAATAACATTATTGCCTCGATCGCGTTATCTGTGATTGCCGGCAACTAAAATGGATTAAGATATGAGATGTGAAGTGTGCAATGATTCGTATAAAGTTCTTACTCCAACGGCTTTTAATATTTCGCAACTGCctattgttgccattttgtttaAACGCATATTTGTATTGTCGCAGGGATCCTCCGTTTTTAGGTCGAcgcaattttccatttttagcTTGCGGATCTTTGTGCTGTTAAACTCAGAAGCAAAACCTTTAGTTTTGTCATTAGATCGTATTTGGATTTTGTTTGTACTATCTTTGGCACTGGTGGTCTGCACCCGTTTTACAATAATGGGGTCTGCCTTGGactttattacatttaaaaatttgttggGACCTCctttagtttttatttctaattCGCTAGgcttttttaaaaacttttttgggttttctttcAGCAGACTTTGGGCATTGTTTATATTCTTTGTGCTATTCTCCATTTGGTCACTGACACCCTCTTCATTGATTGGTGTTATTAAAGTTTTAGGTAACTTAAGTGGTTGTAAAATTTCTATTTGGTTTATTTGTACAGGAAATgatttcgttgtttttgtCACTTGACTAGCTGCTTCAGAGATATGATAAGTTTCATTTATCTCACTTGAATCGGAATTAACCTGAGCTTGTTGACTAGTTAATATGGACTTTGGTACATTGTTCAGTAGCTTCGGCATGGTAGGCGCCGTTTTCTTCGTGTCATATTTGGTACATATATGGTTTGCCTCTGTTAAAGAAGACTTTCGTACACTTAATTGAGATAAGCTCGGTATGGGCTTTGGAGGAGTTTGAAAACATGTTCCAGGTATGTTGTCTTCTTGGATAGGCTCAGTTATAGGAAGTTTGGAGTCGGGTTCTAAAGGTTTCATTTCAAGCTTTGCAATCAAATCGCGATCAAGAACTCGCAGGATGTGGTTCTTTACCAAGCTCATTCGCTTTCGCGAAGTCCTTGCAATAGTGTGACTCTTCAGATCGCATATCTTCAAAGAACTGCTCTCGTTATTAGCCTTTTTGCGGGCTCCCTTGAATTCGCCACTTTCGGGTTTTAATTCATCATTAATGCGTTCTTCCTTGTCGTTGGtttgcaataaaatgtttgtcaCTTCCGCTAGCAGGTTTATTTCATTCTGTTTCCCTATTTGTTCAGCTGTGGGATATGTAGCAGATAGATAATTACACTTTATAACGATATGCCATCACATTCTTACGTTTTACTGGGCTATTGTCTGAGTTTTCCTCTGAGCCGTCGATGGCCCTAGAATCCTCTGAATTCATCAGTGACCTAGAGtcaccgctgctgctgttgtgcccCGCCGACTGAGCGTCCTCGTGGGCTTTATCCTGCTCACCGGACAACAGCTCCTCCACGCTGTACACGTTGTGCTCCTTGGTGAAGTGCAGCACATCCGAATGGTTGCTTTGGAGGTGTCTCAAGAACTCTGGCAGTTGTGTGAAGAGGTCCCGGCAGAAATGGCAATAAAGTGCAATCATACAGTCGTTGGTCGAGACCACCACATCGCCACACTTTTCCAGGCTGACGCACTGACTCCCCGATAGCATGTCCAGAAACTTAGACATTATTAAAATCACAGGACTAAAGactaaataatattaacaaattaCAATCGCGCGTCGTCTTAAAAAGAGGGCTGAAAGAGCGAGACAACTATAGGTACTTAAATGTGTCGATAACAGTGTTGGCATCGATACCTTTCAATCGATACGTAGTTTTTATAtcgaattttgaatttgaaatatttcgtAGTACTTCTACTTGGATCCCGGACTCACTTGAAAGTTCAGCATTTCACCCACTTTACCATTGCTGCGGAGGCACATACTGGCGCCCGTCGTCCCCAGGCAGCTAGTCCGCGGCGAGTGGGCCGCTTCCAGCTGTTTAGTGACTCCCTGACCCAATTCAATGACAGATGCGTGAACACTGTTTCCGAGGCGGACGACCTGCCCAAAACAGAAGTCCAGGTAATGTGGGTGGCTCCAGAGTCGGGTTCTGGCTGCGTCTCTTTGTCAGCAATGGTCTACGAGGGTCCGCGAGCCTGGTTCGCCGACGATGGCAACCTATCCACCGTGATCTGCGAACGAAAGCctgatgcagctgctgctcaaaAGGAATGCTGCGCCTGCGATGAAGCCAAGTACAGCGTAAGTCAGGGTAGACCGCGTACTTTTCCGAGCTCCACCTAAATGTTATTCCCATTTCAGTTCGTTTTCGAGGGTATCTGGTCAAACGAAACCCATCCCAAGGATTATCCGTTTGCCATCTGGTTAACCCACTTCTCTGACGTGATTGGTGCCTCGCACGAGTCCAACTTCTCCTTCTGGGGCGAGAACCACATAGCCACCGCCGGATTCCGCTCTCTGGCGGAGTGGGGTTCTCCGGCTGCTCTAGAAACGGAGCTGCGAGCGAACGGGCCCAAGTTGCGCACCCTGATTAAGGCCGCTGGGTTGTGGTACCCGAATGTCAACCAGAACACCTCATCCAAATTTCGGGTGGATCGCAAGCACCCTAAGGTATCGCTAGTGTCCATGTTTGGTCCTTCCCCCGATTGGGTGGTGGGCATTAGTGGTCTGGATCTCTGCACTGAGGATTGCAGCTGGAAGGAGTCAATGGACTTTGATTTGTTTCCATGGGATGCGGGCACGGATAGCGGCATCTCTTACATGGTAATATACTCAACTGATATTTCATGATAACCTAAATATTAAATGGATCTTCCTTGGTAGTCGCCCAACTCGGAGACGCAACCTCCGGAAAGGATGTATCGCATCACCACAATGTATCCAGAGGATCCTAGGGCTCCCTTTTATAACCCCAAGAGCCGTGAGATGACACCACTTGCAAAGCTATACCTAAGACGTGAGAAGATTGTCTCCCGGAACTGCGATGATGAGTTCCTGCAGGCTCTTCAGCTGGAGGTGTCCGACGATGCTGAGGAGCAGGACACCAGAGGTGGGTTGGGTCAACTTGAAACCAACATGCCTATCTAATCAATCGTTTTGCAGCCGAATGCCGAGTAAGCGACTACTCCGCCTGGAGTCCATGCTCCGTAAGCTGCGGCAAGGGAATCCGCATGCGCAGCAGGCAATATCTGTATCCCGCGGCGGCGGATCAGAACAAATGCGCTCGCCAACTGGTGGCCAAGGAAATGTGCGTTGCTGCCATAGCCGAATGTGCCGATGGCTCAGCCCAATCCAAAGATCGTGACGATGATGAGGGTGAGAACCTCGCCAACTCGCAGTCCCTGGTGGGCAGCAATGGCGAGGGAGCCGGTGTCTGCAAAACTTCTCCCTGGAGCGTGTGGTCCGAGTGTTCGGCCAGCTGTGGCATTGGCATCACCATGCGCACGCGCACCTTTGTCAATCATTTGGGACGCAAGCGATGCCCCCATATCACCATAGTGGAAAAGAACAAATGCATGCGGCCGGACTGTACATACGAGCAGGTGGAGCTTCCTGATCCGCAATGTCCCACCACCCAGTGGAGCGACTGGAGTCCGTGCACCTCGACCTGCGGCCGGGGAGTTACCATTCGGACTCGGCTGCTTCTGCTGGAGAACGGTCCCGATAAGGAGAATTGTACGCAACGCATGGAGCTGCACCAGCAGAAGGAGTGCGTCAATCCCATCGACTGCCACATAAACGCGGAGCAGGCCAAGGACATCTGTGTACAGGCACCGGACTCGGGTCCCTGTCGTGGCACCTACATGCGGTATGCCTACGATCCGCAGAACCAGCGTTGCTCCTCCTTTGCCTACGGAGGATGCCGTGGCAACCGAAACAACTTCCTCACGGAGAACGACTGCCTAAATACGTGCAATGTGCTTCGGTCGCCATATTCCTCAAGAGCGGATCAGCCAAGGGCCTGCGTCCTGTCAGATTGGTCCGGGTGGTCGCCCTGCAGCGTTAGCTGCGGAGTCGGAGTCTCCGAGAGCCGGCGCTACGTTGTCACCGAGCCCCAGAATGGTGGTCAGCAGTGCTCCAAGCGCCTGGTCAAGTCACGTTCTTGCGCCATGCCGGCTTGCTAGGGCGCTACACTTATTGCTCATCACAATTTGTAAAACTGACTCCTCTGGAGTCATTAAAAACGCACTTTCTTAATAAAGTTCTTAAACTGtaatcaatttttttaaaattattcataTGTATAAGTACTTAAACAAGAAATTACAACATATTGTGCTTacttgaaattttaaatggattttcccTTGATCACATAAAGCTTTCTAGTCCGCTTCCCAAAGATCAACAAACACTTTGGGATGAGTAAGCTCCATTCTAGCCATTAGATAACTGTTAATGTACTGTTATCATTTGTAGTATATACGaacataataacaataataataacaataataataataatattaataataattataatatgaATCATAATAATAAGTCAACTAATAAGTAAACTTAGGACCACCCTAATTCCTTAGGATCACCCTAGTAGATCTTTAGATACACCCTAATCCTAAATATGCGAATTCAGCATGTACGCCTTTAGGGGTCGCACTCGACTCCCATTGGTTATCGAGTATGAacttcatacatacatattgcaGAATTTGCTAGTGTCAGCACTTGGCTGTCACAAGAGATCTGCCTGTAGACCACACTAAGATCAGTTATAAATCAGGAATAGATCTGGAATGTACACTCgcttaataaaaaccaaataaagaTAAAATGACCAACTGCGTTTTGAGACTTTATTAACTACATCAGAAGTATTGGAATTCTAATTAACTACACATTGTTAATCTATTAGTAATGACAACTTTTACAAGctcgaaaccgaaatgaaCATCGGCAGCAATTGAAATATAGTAATATAATGGAATTCCCCTTCATTATATTGTTAACGTTATAAATATGGCACATGACCAACGCTTGATTTCATTACTAAACAGTCACTTCAGTCGCGTACATCGTGTCCAGTATTTAAATCGATTGTGTTTCCTGAATTCACGAAAATGGGATCTAGTCTGATATAAAGATAAGGAAAGTGCAAAGAGTGTAACATTTCAATTAGATCCATTTgcgttttttgtgtgttaaAAAGAAGTTTAGCTTACGAAAGCGAAATGACAGTTTTGTTTAACGTGCCaatgaatacaaatatatttacaataattaaaactaatagtCGAGTAACAAACAATTCATGAACGCCGCTGATTACACCACACAGTATCGCATCAGATATTGGCGTGCCTTCCACTTGTTTCCATTGGCTCGGTAGATGAGGTGCAGGTTGAAGGCCACTTCATGCTGCAGACCAAGCGTAGATTCATGCTCCGCGATTAGTGGATGCACGGGCACGGCCAGTGCCTTTTCATAGTACTCCACGGCCAGGTGAAGGATGTTGGCCTGGTGATAGATACGTCCGATGTTGTAAAATATCTCCTGCTGGGCGGCGCAATCTGCTAGCTCATGGCCGGCAGATCGTAACTCCTTGTAGCGCTGGCCAAAGGCCACGGCTTGGGCCACAGAAGCCGACTTGCGGAGCACCTTCTTCTGCAGAGACAGCTGGTTAAAGGCAACAGCTATGCAGAGGGCCACCAGGGGATCGGGATTTTCGCGCAGAATGGGCATGTAGATGTTTAGAGCATACTTAAAAGATGCACAGTTGAGGTGATAGTGGCCCTGGAATATTCGCATCGGCTTGGTATCGACCGGATGTCGTTGCATCAGGCGGCGCATATAGCGATAATAACGCACTTCGTCACCCTTTTGAATCATGAGCGAAAGCATGTTCCACAGCGTTGTCTGGCTGGGCTGTTTGGCGATCAGCTCACGCAGATACGAGAAGGCTATGGCACAGTCGTCGTTGTAGTAGCAGGTTAGTACCATAATTCTCTCGATCTCGTGATGGTAGTAGGTGAATCTTTTTGTGGTGACCATGGCAAAGCAGATCTTCTCAGCGGCGCTGTGCATGCCATGCTTGAAAGCCGTACGCACAAGCTCCCGAAAGAGCTCAAATTCATCCTTAACGGTCAGATCGGAGGTCTCGCTGGCGGCATTTTTTGCAGGATCCTTCAAGGAAATTGGTTTAcatttgacaaatatttattgttgttcgCATTTCTCACCTGAAGATCCTGCTCCGCAGAGTTGTCAACCGCCTTGCTCCTCATTTGGATAATAGTCTTGAGGCTCTCCGAATTGTAAGCACTGCCTCCATTTGCGGCCGCCATCATCTCCTCGCGGTTGTACAGCTTGATGGAGTGCCGACTGAGCAGGGCATATCCCACATCCAAGAACTCCTCAATGCGCCCGATCTGCTGTAGCATCACACATCTCTCATACAGCAGGCGGGCAATAAGAGGCTGGCCCTCCGCCTCTCCCGGTTGCTCCAATGCCTGGACAGCCTCCTCGTGCCGACCTTGCTGTTTTAGCAGAGCGGAGAGGGTGAACCGCGCGTCGTAGCAGAAGGGCGCCAGTTGCACTACCTTCTCGTAGCTCTGAATGGCCTCGTTGGTTCGGTTTAGCTGGCGAAGACACTCGGCCTGCCGCAGCCAAACGAATGCCGGACACTCTACGGTGTCGCCATCGGTTATGGGACTCATCAGCGCAATGGCTTCAGCATACTTGTGCTCCTGCATCAGAGCCTCGGTAATGTCCATGTATAGCTCGACTCGATCCGCCGTCAGCGTGATGTGCTCTTGGACATTCTGGATAAGATAGCCCAGTAAATGGTGGGCCCGCATGTGGATGAGACTGACGCAGAGCTTGGCCCGCAGTTCGGGGACATAGTCATCTGGGATCTCGCAGAAGTATATAAGCTCCAGACTCTCCTCTTGGTCGTTCTCGAGCTCAAAATTGGTGCGCTCTCGCAGGCACCGAAGAACCTTGGCATACTGTTTATTCAGGATCAGCAGTTCCAAGTAGATGTTTATATCCTCCAGGGTGAACTGCGCACCACACACACTGTACGCCCCTTCCATGGCCTCCAGGGCAAGCGAGTGCTTCTCCAGCACATGAAAGTACCGGGCTACGTTTTTGGCCGTATT
This window contains:
- the LOC6734860 gene encoding protein teflon, producing MSKFLDMLSGSQCVSLEKCGDVVVSTNDCMIALYCHFCRDLFTQLPEFLRHLQSNHSDVLHFTKEHNVYSVEELLSGEQDKAHEDAQSAGHNSSSGDSRSLMNSEDSRAIDGSEENSDNSPVKPEQIGKQNEINLLAEVTNILLQTNDKEERINDELKPESGEFKGARKKANNESSSLKICDLKSHTIARTSRKRMSLVKNHILRVLDRDLIAKLEMKPLEPDSKLPITEPIQEDNIPGTCFQTPPKPIPSLSQLSVRKSSLTEANHICTKYDTKKTAPTMPKLLNNVPKSILTSQQAQVNSDSSEINETYHISEAASQVTKTTKSFPVQINQIEILQPLKLPKTLITPINEEGVSDQMENSTKNINNAQSLLKENPKKFLKKPSELEIKTKGGPNKFLNVIKSKADPIIVKRVQTTSAKDSTNKIQIRSNDKTKGFASEFNSTKIRKLKMENCVDLKTEDPCDNTNMRLNKMATIGSCEILKAVGLPAITDNAIEAIMLLPDELETMRIRADQFTKIYKKYYSIWNYRKIFPPAKPDFISQKIFALTREVNKTMLCNLANSDIKGIINQISVWHYNIYTQYIELDNISEIARYTLKLFSFLPVSFAYFCKWCDDIFILKKEYLKHLISHQVRFQCTKCIKVFKYKGYYEKHLRNAHP
- the LOC6734859 gene encoding spondin-1 gives rise to the protein MGQSLPLLIRLVVVIWLTISMVTACPRAPTHLNHGRRTRGDNGYKLIVADGPNGYVPGKTYNLLLLGSRTHLKVQHFTHFTIAAEAHTGARRPQAASPRRVGRFQLFSDSLTQFNDRCVNTVSEADDLPKTEVQVMWVAPESGSGCVSLSAMVYEGPRAWFADDGNLSTVICERKPDAAAAQKECCACDEAKYSFVFEGIWSNETHPKDYPFAIWLTHFSDVIGASHESNFSFWGENHIATAGFRSLAEWGSPAALETELRANGPKLRTLIKAAGLWYPNVNQNTSSKFRVDRKHPKVSLVSMFGPSPDWVVGISGLDLCTEDCSWKESMDFDLFPWDAGTDSGISYMSPNSETQPPERMYRITTMYPEDPRAPFYNPKSREMTPLAKLYLRREKIVSRNCDDEFLQALQLEVSDDAEEQDTRAECRVSDYSAWSPCSVSCGKGIRMRSRQYLYPAAADQNKCARQLVAKEMCVAAIAECADGSAQSKDRDDDEGENLANSQSLVGSNGEGAGVCKTSPWSVWSECSASCGIGITMRTRTFVNHLGRKRCPHITIVEKNKCMRPDCTYEQVELPDPQCPTTQWSDWSPCTSTCGRGVTIRTRLLLLENGPDKENCTQRMELHQQKECVNPIDCHINAEQAKDICVQAPDSGPCRGTYMRYAYDPQNQRCSSFAYGGCRGNRNNFLTENDCLNTCNVLRSPYSSRADQPRACVLSDWSGWSPCSVSCGVGVSESRRYVVTEPQNGGQQCSKRLVKSRSCAMPAC
- the LOC6734861 gene encoding general transcription factor 3C polypeptide 3; the encoded protein is MADSDSNEVLIEEIDSNDVPENELEQFQETEPLRVVDIIDCDADGERRCIADDEEEGALIKRYVQGVQCLEFPDFCTKLEASDEDEEGNDEEPGEAASSVEKPNTSAQAKTPQEQSTGSGRSGGGGFRKSQLSTALQGLMGEANLSFVYGRFETAERICMEIIRQNPLASEPFYTLAEIYENRDEVKFLNFSTLAAHLNPQDRDMWIRVSDLLVQQGNLARARLIYTKAIKMLPKVYQLRLRKAQLLQKMGETNASMFTYLKMLPLMPPDEWKMCLNTAKNVARYFHVLEKHSLALEAMEGAYSVCGAQFTLEDINIYLELLILNKQYAKVLRCLRERTNFELENDQEESLELIYFCEIPDDYVPELRAKLCVSLIHMRAHHLLGYLIQNVQEHITLTADRVELYMDITEALMQEHKYAEAIALMSPITDGDTVECPAFVWLRQAECLRQLNRTNEAIQSYEKVVQLAPFCYDARFTLSALLKQQGRHEEAVQALEQPGEAEGQPLIARLLYERCVMLQQIGRIEEFLDVGYALLSRHSIKLYNREEMMAAANGGSAYNSESLKTIIQMRSKAVDNSAEQDLQDPAKNAASETSDLTVKDEFELFRELVRTAFKHGMHSAAEKICFAMVTTKRFTYYHHEIERIMVLTCYYNDDCAIAFSYLRELIAKQPSQTTLWNMLSLMIQKGDEVRYYRYMRRLMQRHPVDTKPMRIFQGHYHLNCASFKYALNIYMPILRENPDPLVALCIAVAFNQLSLQKKVLRKSASVAQAVAFGQRYKELRSAGHELADCAAQQEIFYNIGRIYHQANILHLAVEYYEKALAVPVHPLIAEHESTLGLQHEVAFNLHLIYRANGNKWKARQYLMRYCVV